Below is a window of Coriobacterium glomerans PW2 DNA.
GCTACATCAACCCGAATGCGTTCAAAAGCAGGGCGTCACTTGAGAAAACAGAAAGAGGATCCTGATCGGGCTCTCGATCGCCTCGATCGGCGTCTTGATTCTCTGTGCGCTTCTTCTCCCGAGCGAGGTCGGCATGCAGCTGACCGCGACATCCGAGCTGGGAAACTACATGCCGAAGGCGCTGATCCTGCCGGTATTCGCCGTTGTGATCGCGGCGGGCGAGTACATGTTCTATCGCAATCCGTGTCCGCCGTGGCTGCTCCTCGTCCTGGGCGTCGACTTGCTTGCTGCCCTGAGCCTGGTGTTCAATATGCTCTAGATGCGCGGTGGCACAAGATCCGCGCCGGGCGATGGTGCGTCGAGGATGCAAAGTTGAAAATGCCGTTGGCGTGCGCGGCCGAGCATGGTATTATCGAGTACGCTGAATTGCACGGGCGATTAGCTCAGGGGTAGAGCACATCCTTCACACGGATGGGGTCACAAGTTCAAATCTTGTATCGCCCACCACAACACACACCGGTCTACCAGATCAAACGCGGTAGGCCGGTTTTTTCCACACTGTCCTAATATCTGTCCAAGGAAGTCAGCAGGGGAGCTGTCAGCTGATAGCAAAAAGCCGCTGTCTGTTGGAGTTGCCCGAAGCGAGGTACAACGTGCCCTGCGAATCGACAGGAACGAACGTGTCCCATGCCGTTTTGCCGCATGAGACATCATCGTTGATCCGTTTGAACGCGCCCACATGCCTGCTCTCATAGCTCGCTTGCCACAGACCGTCCGTGCCCAGACAAATAACAAGCAATCGTGCGGGATCGTCTCTGCACTGCAAGACGATCGGCGTCGTGTCAAGGGAGAAATTCTGCACGGTGTCGATCACCTGAAGCGTATTCGCATCAACCAGAGCGATCGAGGCGTCCTCAGCATCCTTTGCTCTCGCAAGGTTGCAAAGTAGGCAACCGTCGAAGAGCACCGGCCTCGCCTCGCTGGGAATCGTTTGCGCGATGCCAGCCTCTGGAACAGCGCTGAGCGCGACTGCGTCCTCGATGTTCAGCGAGCCCGGCTTTGCTCTCAGGCGATACAGCGTTCCTTGCCGGGAGAGCGCAAAAAGGCGCGTCGCATCCTCTGGTGCGGTGGTGAGTCCCGTGCCCAACGGCGAATCGATCTCAATGCGAGCGATCTCGGCTCCGGACTCGTAGTCGAGCAGCAGGACTCCCGTGGCCTCGGGCTCGGGAACCACAAGTCCTGCATCTGAGGCGAACAGCTCGCTTTGTCCGTCTGTGGAGGCGAATCTCCCCGGATAGGGCAGCGTCCATACCGGCGACCCATCGTCGAGTGATATGCAGATCAGATGCGAACCGGGATCGACTTGATAGCTCGAAAATCCGACATAGGCGCGATTTCCCCTGCAGGCGATGTTCGTGACGTGCCAGTTCGCATCCGCGTATGTTCGGTGCACCTCTTCAGAGCCGTTCGGGAATCGAGTCGTCTCGCTTCCTATCATGGAAGAGGCCTGTACGCACACGGATTTCCACAGTACGTCCAGATCCACAGCTTCAAGGGCGTACAACGAGCCGTCCGTGCATGCAACGAGCACCTGATCACCTTCTGTGCCATTGCCTCCCGCTACGGTGATGGCGGCAGCCCCGATAGCTCCTTTCAAGGGCTTTCGATGCACGAGCCTGCCATCTTGGGCATCGTGCGCGCGCACCTCCTCGCCTGCGCCCAGATAAACAAGGCCGTTCAGCAAAACGAGATTCGACGTGGAGGCGAAGCCAGCCGTCTGCGCGGCCTCATCGTCTGATTCGGTCGTGCTGTTGGCATATTCCACCACCACCTTCGTCCACCTCACATTTCCCTTTGGAGTCATGCTGACCAGCGTCGCCCCTGGGGTCGCACCGCCCCCTTCGGGCTCGTTGCCAGCGGCTCCAGAGCCGCTCGAGGACGAGGACCCGGCAGACCCATCGCGCTGATCGCCTGAGCGGCATCCCGACGCGAAGGTTGCGATGGAGGCCGCGAGAAGCAGTCTGGTTGTGCTGATCAGACGGCGACGCGAGATGAGAACGCCAGCAAGCATAGGAGGACCTCCCATTGTTCAAATGCGAAGCAATCGGAGTATACCGCTCACTTCGTTTCAACGATGCTGCGATACCAGACAAGAGGGGCCAACGGTCTAGAAGGAACGATGCGATCGAAATGCCCTTTTCGCACAGTGTGACGCATCGCGTTGCGCGAGAACTCCGGAATACGCCTTCGCGACCAAGTTGCTCGGATCGAGCGGAGCGCGCCTGGTGGTCGTCGACGTGTGGGGAACCGCAAGCAAGGCGGATTGGGAGTCGAACATGGACGTCTCCGCCGGCGCGTCCTCAACAATGCATCACCACGGCTTCAAGGCGACGTGGGACAACGTTCGCGCGGCACTGAGTTCGTGGACCCAGAAAACGGAATAGACCTCGCCTCATCGAAGATACTGATCACCGGTCACAGTCGCGGTGCTGCCGTGGCGAATCTGCTCGCTCACGACCTGCTTGTGTCATGGCACCGACCGGTTGAGTTTCGCGCGAGAAGCGTCTGGTGCACGGCTGCCATCGGATCTGAAAGAAGGATGACGCACGACCAATTGTCGTGCGTTTATGCAGGTAGCTTGATATATAGTCACGTTTGATGTATTGTTCCGCAAAGCGATCCTGATCCTGTGCGGGGCCTTGTGCGCCTCGCTTCCCATATTCGTCTGTCCGCAGCGCCCTCGGGCACGGTCTGTTAGGTTGGTATGATCCTCTCGGTTGACAAGGTTGAGAAGAGCTTCGGCGCGCGCGTTCTGTTCACGGGCGCGTCGCTGCAGATCAACGCCGGTGAGCGCTACGCGCTCGTCGGGCCCAACGGCGCCGGCAAGACCACGCTGCTCAAGATCATCATGGGGCTCGATGCACCCGACACCGGATCCGTCCTGTTCGCCAAGGATGTTCGCGTCGGCTATCTCGAGCAGGAGACGAAACTCGCCTCAAGCCGCTCCATCCTGGAGGAGGTCATGGCTTCGGCCAGCGAGATCGTCTCGCTCGGTGAGCGCGCCGAGAAGCTGCAGCAGCAGATCGCCGCGGCGGGGGAGGCGGGCGGCGAGCTCGATGCGCTGCTGCGCGAATACGGGCAGGTGCAGGACCGTTTCGAGCGGCTCGGCGGCTACGAGCTGGAGAGCAGCGCCCGTCAGATTTTGGCCGGCCTGGGCTTTCACGTCGAGGACTTCTCGCGGCCCTGCGCGGAATTCTCGGGAGGCTGGCAGATGCGCATCGCGCTCGCGAAGCTTTTCCTGCGCCATCCCGACCTGCTTCTGCTCGATGAGCCGACCAACCACCTCGATCTGGAGAGCGTCCAGTGGCTGCGCGGCTTTATCGCCGGCTACGAGGGCGCCGTGCTCATCGTCAGCCACGACCGAGCCTTCATGGACGCCTGCTGCGATCACGTCGCCGCCGTCGAGAACCGTCGCGTCACCACCTATGCGGGCAACTACGGCGCGTATCTGCGCCAGCGCGAGGAGAACCTCGAGCAGATGCGTCTCAAGCGCGCCGCGCAGGAGCGCGAGATCGCCCACATGCAGGTGTTCGTCGATAAGTTCCGCTACAAACCCACCAAGGCGGCGCAGGCCCAGGAGCGCATACGGCGCATCGAGCAGATCAGACAAGAGCTCGTCATCCTGCCCGAGGGCCACCGCCACGTCGACTTCAAGTTCCCCGACCCTCCGCGCTCCGGCGACATGGTGGTCTCCCTCGAGAACGCTTCGAAAGCCTACGGGGACAAGCAGATCTACGACGGCATCGATCTCACGCTGTACCGAGGCGATCATGTCGTGCTCTCCGGGCCGAACGGCGCGGGCAAGTCGACCCTCATGAAGATGCTCGCCGGCGTCGAGCCGTTGAACGCGGGTTCGCGCTCGCTCGGCCTCCATGTCGGCGTGGCATACTACGCACAGCATCAGCTCGAGGCGCTCAGCGAGGCGAACACCGTCCTGCAGGAGATCGACGCCGTCGCCCCGGGGTGGACCGTTCCGCAGGAGCGCAGCCTGCTCGGAGCCTTTTTGTTCTCCGGCGACGATGTGGACAAGCGGGTCGGCGTGCTCTCCGGCGGGGAGCGGGCCCGGCTCGCGCTGGCCAAGATGCTCGTCGCGCCCGAGGCTCTGCTGTGCTTGGACGAGCCGACGAACCATCTGGACATCGATTCCATCGACATGCTCGAGCGCGCGCTCACGCGCTTTCCCGGCACGATCGTGCTGATCAGCCATGATGAACATCTGGTGCGCGCCGTCGCCAATCGCGTCGTCGACGTCCGAGACGGCCAGATGAGAGTCATCGACGGCGACTACGACTACTTCCTGTACAAGCGCGATGATCTCGCGAGGCGTGTGGAACAAGCAGACGGTCGGTCCGAGGCGACCGGCGCGCAATCGCGCGCCGGCACGGTCGGGCGGCCACGCGCGGGCACCTCGAGCCCTGAGGAGCCTGCAGCGGGGAAGCGCACACGCGAGCAGCGGCGGCGTGACGCGCAGGCGCGCGCCGAGCTGAACCGCAGGCTCAAGCAGCGCCGGACTCGCTTGAGCACCGTCGATGCGGATCTCGCTCGCAAGCGCGCGCGCTACGATGAGCTTATGGCGATCATGTCCTCAGAGGGGCTCTACGAGGATCAGGTCGCATTCAACCGGGCGCTGGCTGAGTACGGTGCGCTCAAAAAGGAGATTTCCGTTCTCGAGGAGGAGTGGCTGGATCTTTCGGCTCAACTGGAGGAGGAGACATCACATGGGCGTTCGTAGAGCAGTTGGCGTGGCCCTGGGCATACTGGCACTCGCGCTCCGGCTGTGCTCGATCGCGTTGTGCTGCTTCGTCGTCATCCTGTGCTTCTCAGGTTTGCCCTCAAGGCTCAACATCGTCGGGCTCATCGTGGACATCTCCCGCGTCCTGCCCCCCTCCATCGCTGGCTATGGCGTGATATCGAGTCCGTTCGGCGGGGTGTTCCGCTTCGATTTCTCCCTCATGGCCGTCGCGCTGTTCATACTCGATTTCATCTTCTCGCGCATCGCGCGCATGCTCCGCTAGAGAGGCGGTCCTCATGTATAGGTTGTCGTTGTATTCGATCATCATCAGCGTGCTCGCATTGATCATCGGCATCGTCGTTCATGAGAGCGCGCATGCGCTCGCCGCGTATCTTCTTGGAGACGCGACCGCTCGCTCGCGCGGCCGCGTCTCGCTCAATCCTCTGAATCATATCGATCCGTTCGGCACCGTTTTGCTGCCGCTGCTCATGATAGCGATGGGTGGACCGGTGTTCGCGTTCGCCAAGCCCGTACCGGTGCAGGTCAACAATCTCAGGCATCCCAAGCGCGACGAGCTTTTGGTCTCGCTCGCCGGTCCCGCCTCGAACATCGTGATCGCCTGCCTGTTCACGCTGCTGCTGAGATTGGTTCTCCATTCGGTCGCGATCTCTTCTGCGACTGATTTTATGGTCAGATCGATCATGGATCTGTCCGTCGAGGCGATTCAGATCAACCTCGCGCTCGCATTTTTCAATCTCATTCCGATCCCGCCGCTTGACGGGTCCGCCATCCTGGTCGTGTTCCTCAAGGGCCAGGCCCTGCGCACCTACTATGAGATCCAGCGCTATGCCATGTTCGCGTTGCTGATCATGCTGTTCGTCTTGCCTCAGTTCTTCCGTATCGATCTGATCTCGCTGTATTTCAGCGTGACCGTGTACCCTGTATTTCATTTTCTGCTGTCATTCGCGATGGGATTGGTCTGAGCTGCATTGGGACCAACGTGTCGGGTGTGCCCGGGATATTCTTGCGCCGTGGGAGGTGAGCTTCGATGTCGTATCGCGTGACGACCAAGTTCTATTCGGGTCCGTTCGATCTGCTGCTGCAGCTCGTCTCGCGGCAGAAGGTTGATATCGGGGCCATCTCGATCTCAGAGGTCGCCGAGCAGTTTCTTTCCGAAGTGCACCGCTTGGACGCGATGAACCTCGATATAGCCAGCGACTTCGTGCTCGTCGCCGCTACGCTTCTGGACATCAAGGCGGCCTCTCTGGTGCCCGATGACGCGGTGCGTCTTCGCGAGGATGCGATCGAGGAGGATGATGAGCTCTCCGACCTTGACGGCGACGCTCTGCGCGAGGTGCTCATACAGAGGCTCATCGCGTACAAGCAGTTCAGAAGCGCCTCATGGGCCCTTGGATCGCGCATGGAGGCCGAGGGACGCATGCATCCCAGGGTCGCCGGCCCGGACCCCGAGTTCTTGAATCTCATGCCCGATTACTTCTCCGGGATCACGTTGCGTGGTCTTGCTGTCATCTGCGCCGACCTCGCCGCGCGACGTGATACGTTCTTGCTGGAGGCCGAACACGTGGCGCCGCGTCGCGTGCCACTGGAGCTCACGGTCGCCTCTGTCGATCGAGTGACGACGGCCCGGCCCCGTATCATGTTCTCCGAGCTTCTCGACGCCGAATCGAGTGCCGAGCAGATCGTCTCAACGTTTCTGGCGATACTGGAGCTCGCGAAGCGCGGATCGATCACGCTGGCGCAGGCATCGAGCTTCGGCGACATTCGCATCGACCGCGTCCGTGGCGCCGCGGCCTATAAGCCGGGCGACGCGTTGTCCGCAGACGAGTAGGAGGCTTGCGTGAACACCTTGGATACCCTGGAATCCGATTCACCGAAAGGCGCTCTCGAGGCGATGCTTCTGGTCTCGAGCGATCCGGTGAGCGCCTCTGCGCTCGCGCGCGTGATCCGCATCGCACCCGGCGAGGCGGCGTCGCTTCTGGCGGAACTCAAGGTCGAGTATGAAGAGGCCAATCGGGGTTTCCAGCTGCGCGAGGTCGCAGGAGGCTGGCGTCTGTTCACGCACCCCGCGTATCACGAGCAGGTCGAGTCGTTCGTGATGTCCTGGGACACGCAGAAGCTGTCGCAAGCGGCTCTGGAGACGCTCTCGGTGATCGCGTATCACCAGCCCGCGACTCGGGAGGCGGTGAGAGGGATTCGCGGTGTGAACTCCGACGGGGTCATCTCGTCGCTCGTCGACAAAGGGCTCATCCGCGAGGTGGGTCGCGACGCGGAGCGCGGCCAGGCGATCCTGTACGGCACAACGAATGTCTTTCTCGAGAAATTCGGCCTGCGCTCCCTGCGCGATCTTCCGGATCTCGAGCAATTCGCCCCCGATGAGGAATCGAAGCGATTTATCCGCGAGCGCCTCTCAGGTGGCGCGATCTCATCGACCCTCGAGCAGACCGAGGAGGACCTGGAGGAGGAGCGCGAGCTTCTCGACACCTCCGAGGGAGAGGATCTGCGCGCCCAATCGGCCCTCGACGCGCTGTCCGGTGCGGACGGTACAGCCGTGCGCGGCGGCGAGACCGCGGGTGATCGCCTTGACGCCTGATCTCGCGGCCGCCTCGATGGAGCCGGGGGACCGGCGGGAGCGTCCGCGGACGATGCGCCTGCAGCGCTTTCTCGCGCGTGCGGGCGTCGCGAGCCGGCGCGGCTCCGAGCACCTGATGAGCGCCGGCAGGGTGCGCGTGAACGGTCTGGTCGCAAGCGAGCTGGGAACGAAGGTCGATGTCGGAGCCGATCGCGTCGAGGTGGACGGCATCGAAGTCGTCTTCGGTGCACCTCCGGTCTATATCGTGCTCAACAAACCGGCGGGCTATCTCACCACGATGAGCGATCCCGCGGGCAGGCCCTGTGTCGCCGAGCTGGTTCCCATCCGGCGCTTTCCGGGGCTCTTCCCCGTCGGGAGGCTCGACAAGGACACGACAGGCGTGTTGCTGTTCACGACGGATGGCGATCTCGCGCAGAATCTGCTGCATCCCTCGAAGCACGTCGCGAAGACCTACCTCGCACGCGTGGAGGGGACCCCGGATTCGGCCGACCTTGATGTGCTGCGCGCCGGGATCGAACTCGATGACGGCCCATGCCTGCCTGCTCGGTGCCGTCTTGTCGAGCGACGCGCCTCGGGGGGATCATCCCTTGTTGAGCTGATCATTCGCGAGGGCCGAAAGAATCAGGTCAAGCGCATGCTTGCCGCTGTGGGCCATCCTGTTCAGCGCCTTGTGCGCACGAGCTTCGGCGGGGTTGCCGCCAGCGATCTCGCAGAAGGGGAGTGGAGAGAGCTCACGTCCTGCGAGCTCGCTCTTCTCCGACCTGAATCGCCAGCTGATCCGCCCGCGCACCTCGGGCGGCCCGGCGCGTCTCGAAAGGAATCATGATATGATCGTCGCCATAGACGGACCCGCTGGATCGGGCAAATCGACCATCGCGCGCGAGCTCGCCAGTCGTCTCGGTTTCGCTCAGCTCGACACCGGGGCGCTGTATCGCGCCGTCACGAATGCCGCGCTGAGCCGAGGTGTCGATATCGACGACGAGCGCGCGATCGCGCAACTGGCTGCACGGCTCTCCATGCGCTTCACCTCGCGCGCCGGGGAGGAGACCCACCTCGAGGTGGACGGTCGCGACGTCACGCGCGAGATTCGCACGGCGGCGGTGGACCGCGCCGTCTCGAAGGTCTCTTCGAACCCGGGGGTGCGCACCGCGCTGCTCGATGCTCAGCGCCAAGCAGCGATCGGGCGCGATATCGTGGCGGAGGGCCGCGACATCGGAACCGTGGTGTTTCCAGATGCCGAGGTGAAGGTGTTTTTGACGGCGGACCCTGTGGAGCGCGCCCGTCGGCGCGCGCTCCAGCGTCATGGGACATCGCTGGACAGCCGACATCTCGACGCCGAGTCGCGCAGGATCCTTGCTGACATAAAGCGCAGAGACACCCTGGATGCCAATCGGCGGTGCGCTCCGCTGTCCTGCGCGGCGGACGCCGTGCGCATCGATTCCACCGCCTGCGGCATCGATGAGGTGCTCGCTCGCATCACATCTCTCATCGATGACAGGAGATAGATAGCTCATGGGCGCGGCCAAAAGCGCGGATCGCTACTTCGAGTGCGGCATGCGAGCGTTCCCCCTGCCGATTCGGATCCTCAGCGACCTGGTCTTCGGTATCCTCTACATCTTCTCAAAGCTCTTGTGGCGTTGGCGGGTGGAGAACGCCGATGAGCTCGTTTCATCCGACGCGACCGGATCGGTCGTCATCTGCAACCACACGTCCATGGCAGAGGTCGTCGTCATATGCGCGCACGTCTGGCGCAGCGGTCGGCGCGTCCGCCCGCTGTACAAATCCGAATGGGACGCGGTGGGGATCGTGCGGTGGCTCTTTTCACGGGTTGGAGGAGGCATTCCCATCGAGCGCGGAACCGCGGATCTCAAAGCGCTTCGTCGCGCGCAGCGCGCGCTGGCGCGAGGCGAGGACGTGCTGATCTTCCCGGAGGGCACGCGCATCCGAGACGAGGGGCGGCCCGTCAGGATCCACGGGGGATTCGCCCTGCTCGCACAGATGGCGAAGGCCGAGATCGCCCCTATGGCGGTCTGCGGCTTTCGTGATATAACCCCTGCGGGCAAACACGTGCCCCGTCCGAGAAAGACCTGGGTCCGTTGCGGCTCACGGATCGATCCCGCGGCGGCTCCAGCGAATCTCCGGCGTCGCGAACGGCTCGCGTGGGTGGAGGACGAGTCGGTCTCGCGCATGTACGCCGTCCGAGATGAGCTGCGCCGCGAGCATCCCGGCAGGAGCTGAAGATGGTCGAGATCGAGATCGCTGCGCACGCGGGCGCGTGCTACGGTGTGGAGCGCGCGCTCGCGATGGCGCGCGCCGCCGCCCGGGACGCTGAGGGACCGGTTAGAACCCTCGGTCCGCTCATTCACAATCCGCTTGTCGTCGATGAGCTCGCCCGCGAGGGCGTCAGCGTCGCGCAGAGCGTGTCGACAGCGGATGCCGGCACGCTGATTCTGCGCACGCATGGTGTCGTGCCCCGGCTCGTCGAGCAAGCGCGCGCCCAGGGCCTTCACGTGCTCGATGCGACCTGCCCCTACGTGAAGCGGGCCCACGCCGCGGCGCGCCGCCTCGTTCGTCAGGGCTTCCAGCTGCTCGTGGTCGGAGAGGCCGGACATCCCGAGGTCGAGGGCATTCTCGGAGCCGCAGGCGATGGCGCGCGCGTCGTCTCCCGTCTCGCCGATCTGGACGGAATCGATCTCGCCGAGCGCATCGGTGTCGTCGTCCAGACCACCCAGACGATCGAGCGCCTTCAGCAGATCACCGACGCGCTCCTCGCGCGCGCGCGCGAGGTTTGCGTCGTGAACACGATCTGCGCTGCGACCACCGATCGACAGCGCGCTGCGCGCGCCCTTGCCGAGCGGGAGGATGTGATGATCGTGATAGGCGGCAAGAACTCGGGCAACACCCGTCGTCTCGCCGAGATCTCGGCCGCTTCGTGTCCGAAGACGCATCATATCGAGGATGTCGCAGAACTCGAGTCAAGTTGGTTTTACGGCGCGCGTCTCGTCGGCATCACGGCTGGCGCGTCGACGCCCGCCGCCCACATCGATCGCGCTGTCGCGGTCATCGGCGGTATGTGCGACAGCGCGTGAGCTGGCCCGGAGCCGGTCGGCGCGTCTGATTCCCTCGCGCAGATCGGATGCGATCCCTTCGGTGTTATGCTGTTTGTGCCCATCGTCTTGTTCATCTCAGACGGGCTGAACTCGGACGGGTATCATCGAAGTCAGCTTGAAGCGGAGCTTTCACGACGCGGCGCGCGGGCCCATGCGGGCTCATCGGCGTCCGTCGATCTGGTAGACGAATCGGAGCGCGCTCGGGGCATCGGCATCGGAGCGCTCGAATCCATCGGCGGGAGTAGCATATGAAGCCAATCGTAGCGGTCGTCGGCCGCCCGAACGTGGGCAAATCGACGCTGGTGAATCGACTTGCACAGACATCGGAGGCCATCGTCCACGAGACCCGCGGCGTCACCCGAGACCGCTCCTATCACGACGCGGACTGGGCGGGACGCGAGTTCACGATCGTGGACACCGGCGGCATCGAGTCGCTCAAAAGCGAGGACGTCTTCTCGGGCTCCATTCGCGACCAGGCGCTGGCCGCCGCAGAGGAGGCTGCGGTCATCCTGATGGTCGTCGATGGCAGAACCGGCGTGACCGAGGAGGATGAGACGGTGGCGCGCCTGCTCAGGCGTGTGGACAAGCCGGTGTTTCTGCTCGTGAACAAGCTCGACAACCCTGATCGAGAGGGGGAGCGCCTGTGGGAGTACAGCTCGCTGGGCATCGGAGATCCATTGCCCATCTCGGCTCTGCACGGTCACGGAACAGGGGATCTTCTCGATGAGGTCGTCGCCCTGCTGCCCGATGAGGAGCGCGAGGTCGATCCGTTTCCCGACGCCCTGGGCGTCGCGATCATCGGTCGGCCGAATGCCGGAAAGTCCTCGCTGTTCAACAAGATGATCGGTTCCGAGCGCTCCATCGTCTCCGATGTCGCGGGCACGACGCGCGACGCAATCGACACGATCGTCCGGCG
It encodes the following:
- a CDS encoding PQQ-binding-like beta-propeller repeat protein, with protein sequence MLAGVLISRRRLISTTRLLLAASIATFASGCRSGDQRDGSAGSSSSSGSGAAGNEPEGGGATPGATLVSMTPKGNVRWTKVVVEYANSTTESDDEAAQTAGFASTSNLVLLNGLVYLGAGEEVRAHDAQDGRLVHRKPLKGAIGAAAITVAGGNGTEGDQVLVACTDGSLYALEAVDLDVLWKSVCVQASSMIGSETTRFPNGSEEVHRTYADANWHVTNIACRGNRAYVGFSSYQVDPGSHLICISLDDGSPVWTLPYPGRFASTDGQSELFASDAGLVVPEPEATGVLLLDYESGAEIARIEIDSPLGTGLTTAPEDATRLFALSRQGTLYRLRAKPGSLNIEDAVALSAVPEAGIAQTIPSEARPVLFDGCLLCNLARAKDAEDASIALVDANTLQVIDTVQNFSLDTTPIVLQCRDDPARLLVICLGTDGLWQASYESRHVGAFKRINDDVSCGKTAWDTFVPVDSQGTLYLASGNSNRQRLFAIS
- a CDS encoding ABC-F family ATP-binding cassette domain-containing protein; amino-acid sequence: MILSVDKVEKSFGARVLFTGASLQINAGERYALVGPNGAGKTTLLKIIMGLDAPDTGSVLFAKDVRVGYLEQETKLASSRSILEEVMASASEIVSLGERAEKLQQQIAAAGEAGGELDALLREYGQVQDRFERLGGYELESSARQILAGLGFHVEDFSRPCAEFSGGWQMRIALAKLFLRHPDLLLLDEPTNHLDLESVQWLRGFIAGYEGAVLIVSHDRAFMDACCDHVAAVENRRVTTYAGNYGAYLRQREENLEQMRLKRAAQEREIAHMQVFVDKFRYKPTKAAQAQERIRRIEQIRQELVILPEGHRHVDFKFPDPPRSGDMVVSLENASKAYGDKQIYDGIDLTLYRGDHVVLSGPNGAGKSTLMKMLAGVEPLNAGSRSLGLHVGVAYYAQHQLEALSEANTVLQEIDAVAPGWTVPQERSLLGAFLFSGDDVDKRVGVLSGGERARLALAKMLVAPEALLCLDEPTNHLDIDSIDMLERALTRFPGTIVLISHDEHLVRAVANRVVDVRDGQMRVIDGDYDYFLYKRDDLARRVEQADGRSEATGAQSRAGTVGRPRAGTSSPEEPAAGKRTREQRRRDAQARAELNRRLKQRRTRLSTVDADLARKRARYDELMAIMSSEGLYEDQVAFNRALAEYGALKKEISVLEEEWLDLSAQLEEETSHGRS
- a CDS encoding site-2 protease family protein is translated as MYRLSLYSIIISVLALIIGIVVHESAHALAAYLLGDATARSRGRVSLNPLNHIDPFGTVLLPLLMIAMGGPVFAFAKPVPVQVNNLRHPKRDELLVSLAGPASNIVIACLFTLLLRLVLHSVAISSATDFMVRSIMDLSVEAIQINLALAFFNLIPIPPLDGSAILVVFLKGQALRTYYEIQRYAMFALLIMLFVLPQFFRIDLISLYFSVTVYPVFHFLLSFAMGLV
- a CDS encoding segregation and condensation protein A; translation: MSYRVTTKFYSGPFDLLLQLVSRQKVDIGAISISEVAEQFLSEVHRLDAMNLDIASDFVLVAATLLDIKAASLVPDDAVRLREDAIEEDDELSDLDGDALREVLIQRLIAYKQFRSASWALGSRMEAEGRMHPRVAGPDPEFLNLMPDYFSGITLRGLAVICADLAARRDTFLLEAEHVAPRRVPLELTVASVDRVTTARPRIMFSELLDAESSAEQIVSTFLAILELAKRGSITLAQASSFGDIRIDRVRGAAAYKPGDALSADE
- the scpB gene encoding SMC-Scp complex subunit ScpB produces the protein MNTLDTLESDSPKGALEAMLLVSSDPVSASALARVIRIAPGEAASLLAELKVEYEEANRGFQLREVAGGWRLFTHPAYHEQVESFVMSWDTQKLSQAALETLSVIAYHQPATREAVRGIRGVNSDGVISSLVDKGLIREVGRDAERGQAILYGTTNVFLEKFGLRSLRDLPDLEQFAPDEESKRFIRERLSGGAISSTLEQTEEDLEEERELLDTSEGEDLRAQSALDALSGADGTAVRGGETAGDRLDA
- a CDS encoding pseudouridine synthase; this translates as MRLQRFLARAGVASRRGSEHLMSAGRVRVNGLVASELGTKVDVGADRVEVDGIEVVFGAPPVYIVLNKPAGYLTTMSDPAGRPCVAELVPIRRFPGLFPVGRLDKDTTGVLLFTTDGDLAQNLLHPSKHVAKTYLARVEGTPDSADLDVLRAGIELDDGPCLPARCRLVERRASGGSSLVELIIREGRKNQVKRMLAAVGHPVQRLVRTSFGGVAASDLAEGEWRELTSCELALLRPESPADPPAHLGRPGASRKES
- the cmk gene encoding (d)CMP kinase — encoded protein: MIVAIDGPAGSGKSTIARELASRLGFAQLDTGALYRAVTNAALSRGVDIDDERAIAQLAARLSMRFTSRAGEETHLEVDGRDVTREIRTAAVDRAVSKVSSNPGVRTALLDAQRQAAIGRDIVAEGRDIGTVVFPDAEVKVFLTADPVERARRRALQRHGTSLDSRHLDAESRRILADIKRRDTLDANRRCAPLSCAADAVRIDSTACGIDEVLARITSLIDDRR
- a CDS encoding lysophospholipid acyltransferase family protein: MGAAKSADRYFECGMRAFPLPIRILSDLVFGILYIFSKLLWRWRVENADELVSSDATGSVVICNHTSMAEVVVICAHVWRSGRRVRPLYKSEWDAVGIVRWLFSRVGGGIPIERGTADLKALRRAQRALARGEDVLIFPEGTRIRDEGRPVRIHGGFALLAQMAKAEIAPMAVCGFRDITPAGKHVPRPRKTWVRCGSRIDPAAAPANLRRRERLAWVEDESVSRMYAVRDELRREHPGRS
- the ispH gene encoding 4-hydroxy-3-methylbut-2-enyl diphosphate reductase, whose translation is MVEIEIAAHAGACYGVERALAMARAAARDAEGPVRTLGPLIHNPLVVDELAREGVSVAQSVSTADAGTLILRTHGVVPRLVEQARAQGLHVLDATCPYVKRAHAAARRLVRQGFQLLVVGEAGHPEVEGILGAAGDGARVVSRLADLDGIDLAERIGVVVQTTQTIERLQQITDALLARAREVCVVNTICAATTDRQRAARALAEREDVMIVIGGKNSGNTRRLAEISAASCPKTHHIEDVAELESSWFYGARLVGITAGASTPAAHIDRAVAVIGGMCDSA
- the der gene encoding ribosome biogenesis GTPase Der, translating into MKPIVAVVGRPNVGKSTLVNRLAQTSEAIVHETRGVTRDRSYHDADWAGREFTIVDTGGIESLKSEDVFSGSIRDQALAAAEEAAVILMVVDGRTGVTEEDETVARLLRRVDKPVFLLVNKLDNPDREGERLWEYSSLGIGDPLPISALHGHGTGDLLDEVVALLPDEEREVDPFPDALGVAIIGRPNAGKSSLFNKMIGSERSIVSDVAGTTRDAIDTIVRRDARLYRMVDTAGIRKKSNVYENVEYYSMVRGLRAIDRADVALLVVDSSIGVTEQDQKVAALAIDRGCAVVVLLNKWDTLGEERLREQVMASVERRFTFATWAGVLRTSALTGRAVEKVWGMIDVAERARETKISTSRLNQFLTDLREFGHTVVDGKRRLRMHYMTQTGTKPPTFTLFVNHVELISDSYRRYIENRMRAKFGFGGTPIRLRFRKKDSHSGRER